A portion of the Mytilus galloprovincialis chromosome 12, xbMytGall1.hap1.1, whole genome shotgun sequence genome contains these proteins:
- the LOC143053751 gene encoding uncharacterized protein LOC143053751: MARSTCLHCSHVFSSSKDVRRNVDKLQGDVDIVKTLSFSYGIAEKTLRCYVDSAESCYVCSKCFATLQGICRSQKRFNNLTENLKNAASLNFENIKTDLECTSLPVHHDKSVPVEIVISSIKKRPRSCLTPMKSGCTPKGKKLVTPSTPKANRRRLNFSNSPRKTPNTTKKKISASPGPRVKVQLGFKGSTRNTVLKGHSKLACRALVLKQYKTALNHLLQIEELKKDLNQVIKKKISQEIQQICKYKDCVLRTKNIKQFSWKTACKQLESVCPLTMDFLHTVAGPSKLKQLPRVVSSVAILLFNRNMHMGALQVINSILMFRGHVRTKVYTSFNRAGLSSSYKSAVRHVDVICEDFDLPVKMWSQKLATAAKDKDKDMTLLDDHNYALSTFLEDDSTVHVSMESSLSSVQTPVLVKPVHAEPGLHQGSRFNEANIMSECSLNEGSPWPMYIAEPCPMTTPSSINEGSPWPMYIAEPCPMTTPSSINEGSPWPMFIAKPCPMTTPSYKESVKEAVNMVKSTPIPADTSQHEEPITELTAADSPFTTVNSKDINSTTEPSFQIIMDNLNMNTKARHKTMDTSNKVFNLVHSVAVKDRAPSEDLDSVHPQADILSVPNEAFVPNAEDYKALYKDCNILIQRALVDHISALKDCKEFVTYHIPHQYTEESKKKSVIVPLGIMEKDENKTEEMIEVIEHLQQYVPRDGQRKMMPLLLGGDALSVERGDAAQKARADGVNQEDRLEGFIWKSEDWHGHVITLQEIYNLHFKGTSSAEKGTLFQLRNKFDHRGVKSVVKDAVNDCRDFVRFVTKGYVILAALQILNLTSVDDINKITDTMKKEEKKKFLEKLSSDIVEKYIVAKPFVLEQNGHDTADNNRCCK, encoded by the exons ATGGCCCGAAGCACCTGTCTTCACTGTTCACACGTGTTCAGTTCATCTAAAGACGTGAGGAGAAATGTTGATAAACTTCAGGGAGATGTTGATATTGTCAAAACTCTATCGTTTTCATACGGGATTGCAGAAAAAACACTTCGTTGTTATGTTGACAGTGCAGAAAGTTGTTATGTGTGCAGCAAGTGCTTTGCTACATTACAGGGTATATGTAGGAGTCAGAAACGTTTCAACAATCTTACAGAGAATTTGAAGAATGCTGCTTCCCTGAATTTTGAGAACATCAAAACAGATCTAGAATGTACATCATTGCCAGTTCACCATGATAAGTCTGTGCCTGTGGAGATAGtgatttcatcaattaaaaagaGACCAAGAAGTTGCCTAACTCCAATGAAATCTGGGTGTACTCCAAAGGGAAAGAAGTTAGTTACCCCATCAACACCAAAAGCAAACAGAAGGAGATTGAATTTCTCAAATTCACCAAGGAAGACCCCAAATACaaccaagaaaaaaatatctgcaAGCCCTGGGCCAAGAGTTAAG GTGCAACTTGGATTTAAAGGCAGTACAAGGAATACTGTACTTAAAGGCCACAGCAAACTAGCATGCCGAGCACTAGTATTAAAACAGTACAAAACAGCTCTGAATCATCTTCTTCAAATTGAAGAACTGAAGAAAGACCTCAACCAAGTCATTAAAAAGAAGATAAGTCAAGAGATTCAGCAAATATGCAAATACAAAGATTGTGTCTTAcgaacaaaaaacataaaacaattttcATGGAAGACTGCCTGCAAACAGTTGGAAAGTGTATGTCCTCTGACAATGGATTTCCTTCATACAGTTGCTGGACCTAGTAAATTGAAGCAGCTTCCTCGTGTTGTTTCAAGTGTGGCAATACTGTTATTTAACAGAAACATGCATATGGGAGCTTTACAAGTGATAAATAGCATTTTGATGTTCAGAGGTCATGTTCGAACAAAG GTGTACACTTCCTTCAACCGAGCTGGTTTGAGCAGTTCATACAAATCTGCAGTAAGACATGTTGATGTTATATGTGAGGACTTTGACCTGCCAGTAAAAATGTGGTCTCAAAAGTTAGCTACTGCTGCAAAGGATAAAGACAAAGATATGACGTTATTAG ATGATCATAATTATGCCTTGTCCACTTTCTTGGAAGATGATTCTACAGTACATGTATCAATGGAATCCTCATTGTCTTCTGTACAGACACCAGTACTAGTGAAACCAGTGCATGCAGAACCAG GATTACATCAGGGTTCAAGATTTAACGAGGCAAACATAATGAGTGAGTGCTCTTTAAATGAAGGATCACCGTGGCCAATGTACATAGCTGAACCTTGTCCAATGACAACACCCAGTTCGATAAATGAAGGATCACCGTGGCCAATGTACATAGCTGAACCTTGTCCAATGACGACACCCAGTTCTATAAATGAAGGATCACCGTGGCCAATGTTCATAGCTAAACCATGCCCAATGACAACACCCAGTTATAAAGAATCAGTTAAAG agGCAGTCAACATGGTCAAGTCTACACCAATTCCAGCTGACACATCCCAGCATGAAGAACCTATCACTGAACTAACAGCAGCTGACTCTCCTTTTACAACAGTAAATTCCAAGGATATTAACTCAACAACTGAACCTtcttttcaaattataatggaCAACCTCAACATGAATACAAAAGCACGACATAAAACAATGGACACATCAAACAAAGTTTTCAACTTAGTCCATTCTGTTGCAGTGAAAGACAGAGCACCATCAGAGGATTTAGACTCTGTTCACCCACAAGCAGACATACTGTCTGTCCCAAATGAGGCGTTTGTTCCAAATGCAGAAGATTACAAGGCACTATACAAAGACTGTAATATACTTATTCAAAGGGCATTAGTCGACCATATTTCAGCCTTGAAGGACTGTAAAGAATTTGTTACCTACCACATTCCCCACCAGTATACAGAGGAGTCGAAGAAAAAAAGTGTTATT GTACCTCTGGGAATCATGgaaaaagatgaaaacaaaacAGAAGAAATGATTGAAGTTATTGAACACCTACAACAGTATGTGCCGAGAGATGGACAGCGGAAGATGATGCCACTTCTGTTAGGGGGAGATGCTCTTAGTGTAGAAAGAGGTGATGCGGCACAAAAGGCAAGAGCTGATGGAGTTAATCAAGAGGACCGTCTGGAAGGATTTATTTGGAAGAGTGAAGACTGGCATGGTCATGTCATAACTTTACAG gaaatttataatCTACATTTTAAAGGAACATCATCTGCCGAAAAAGGAACCCTATTTCAGCTTAGGAACAAATTTGATCACCGAGGTGTTAAATCAGTT GTAAAAGATGCTGTCAATGACTGCAGAGATTTTGTACGTTTTGTAACAAAGGGCTATGTTATCCTAGCAGCGTTACAAATCCTGAATTTGACAAGTGTAGATGATATCAACAAAATAACTGACACAATGAAGAAAGAGGAAAAGAAAAAATTTCTGGAAAAGTTGTCATCAGACATtgttgaaaaatatattgttgcCAAACCATTTGTCCTTGAACAGAATGGCCACGACACGGCAGATAATAATAGA TGCTGTAAATAG